Genomic DNA from Phaeobacter porticola:
AATCTGCGGCGATTGACACCCCTGCCGTCCCTCTCCCCTCTTGGAAGGGGTGAAAACCGTTGCAGCGTGTCGGCGCGTCTCATAGCGTGCCGACATGTCTACATCCGCAATCCTCGACAGCCGTTATTCCTGGACCAGGCTTCTGGTGACACTGGCCATTGCCACAGTGGCCAATGTCGGCATGTGGGCGGTGATTGTGGTGATGCCTGCGGTCGAGGTCGAATTCGGCGCCGATCGCGCTGCGGCCTCTCTTCCCTATACATTGACGATGATCGGCTTTGCCGTGGGCAATCTGGTGATTGGCCGGCTGGTCGACCGGTTTGGCATCACGCTGGCGCTCTGCGCAGCGGCACTGCTCAGCGCGATCAGCTACGGGTTGGCGATGCTGGCGCCGGATATGATCTGGCTGTCGGCAGCGCATCTGTTTCTGGGGCTGGGCACGGCGGCCGGATTTGGGCCGCTGATTGCCGATATCTCCCACTGGTTTCAACGACGGCGCGGCATAGCGGTGGCACTGGTCGCCAGCGGCAATTACCTCTCCGGTGCGATCTGGCCCACGGCGCTGGCCGGAATGCTGGCCGAAAGCGGGTGGCGCAGCGTCTATGCCACCCTTGCCGGGGTCACGCTGCTGGTGGTGATCCCGCTGTCGGTGGTCTTGCGACGCCGCATCGCATTCGACGCGCAGGGCGACAGCGCGGCGGTTTCCGCCAGCAATGCCGCACGGGTGGGGCTCTCTCCGCGTCAATTGCAATGGATATTGGGGTTGGCAGGCATCGGCTGCTGCGTCGCTATGTCGATGCCCCAAGTTCATATCGTCGCCTATTGCGTTGGCCTTGGCTATGGCCCGACGGTGGGGGCTGAGATGCTGTCGCTGATGTTGCTGGGCGGCGTGGTCAGCCGGGTGATTTCTGGTCTGGTCGCGGATCGGTTCGGCGGCGTGCGCACACTGCTGGTGGGGTCCATCCTGCAATGTATCGCACTGTTTCTATACCTGCCCTATGACGGCATGGTCTCGCTTTATCTGGTCAGCGCCATCTTCGGGCTGGCACAGGGCGGGATCGTCCCCAGCTATGCACTGGTGGTGCGGGAATATATGCCCCCGCAGGAGGCAGGCACCCGCGTGGGTTTCGTGATGATGATGACCATCCTCGGCATGGCCCTGGGGGGATGGATGTCGGGCTGGATCTACGACGTCAGCGGATCCTATCAGCTGGCCTTTGTGAACGGCATCTTCTGGAACGGGCTGAATATCGCGATCATGGTGCTGCTGCTGATGCGCAGCCGACCGGCGCGGCCCCGGATGCAGCCAGCCTGAGCCACCTTACCTGTCCTACCCGTCCTTAGTCGGCGAGTGGCACCACGGCGCCGGGGTTCATGATACCGTGCGGATCCAGCGCCTGTTTGATCGCCTGCATCGCCGCCAGTTTCACCGGATCACCATAGCGCTGCAGATCCGCCACCTTCAGCCGTCCGATGCCATGTTCAGCACTGACCGAGCCGTCGTATTCATGGGTCAGATCATGCACGCAACGCTTCACGTCATCTCTCAGATGCTCATAAGCTCTACGGTCCTTCCCTTGCGCGGGAAAGACGTTGTAGTGCAAATTACCATCGCCCAGATGACCAAAGCAATTGATCCGCATATCCCCCAGCGCTGCCAGACGCTTGCCACCCTCGACAATGAAATCGGGAATACGTGAAATCGGGACCGATATATCGTGACTAGAGACCGAGCCGATGCGGCGGTTGCCCTCGGGGATATGCTCGCGCACCGACCACAGCGCCTGCCGCTGCGCCTCTGACTGGGCGATAACGCCATCGGCGCAAAGCCCGGCCTCAAGTGCGCTCTCGAACACTGCCGCCAGCGCCTCCGCCGGGCTGCGCCCCCAGGGCAGACCAAGATCAATCAGCACGCACCAGTCCGGCAGATCGTCAAAGGGCAGGCGCAGATCCGGCAGGGTTTCGCGCAGGAACTCCAACCCCTGCCGGTGGATCAGTTCAAAGGCGCTGATTGTCTCGCCCAGTTGATCACGGGCCATTGCCAAAAGGTCAATCGCTGCCGCCGGGGAGGCCACCGTCAGAATCGCGGTGCCCTCTTCCGCCGGGATCGGCGAAAGCTTCAACGAGGCGGCGGTGATGATGCCCAGCGTGCCCTCGGCCCCGATCAGCAGGTTTCGCAGATCATACCCAGTGTTGTCCTTGCGCAGACGGCTCAGCCCCTGCCAGATCTCACCATTGGGCAGCACCGCCTCCAGCCCCAGACAGAGATCGCGGGCGTTGCCGTAGCGCAGAACATTGACGCCACCGGCATTGGTGGCCAGCGTGCCGCCGATGCGCGCGGTTCCCTCTGCGGCCAGTGACAGCGGGAACAGTCGACCCGCCTCCGTAGCGGCGCGTTGTACGTCAGCCAAGATCATGCCCGCCTCAACCGCGATAACGTTCTCCTGCGGGTAAACTTCGCGCAGGGCGGTCATGCGCTCCAGCGAGATCACCAGCGGTGCCGGCCCCTCCGCGCCCATGATCTGCCCGCCAACAAGCCCGGTGCCGCCGCCGTAGGGCACCACCGGCACACGGGCGGCATGGGCCGCGCGCAGCAGCGTGGCGACTTCTTCGGTGCTGCGCGGCAGGGCAATGACACCCGCCTGCCCGTGATAGCGGCCGCGCGGTTCTTGCAGATACCGGGGGTCCGCCGGGCGCAGAGTATCTGCAGGCAGCAACGCGCGCAGATGATCGACAAAACCGGTGTCCGCAGGGTTCAGGGTCATGCGCGTCTCTCCTATTGTCGTGATATGCAATCGACCGCACCCATTGGGCGTCAGGCTTGCCCGACCTGCGTGCGGCCGCGCCGATCATGGCGCAACGAAGCATATAGGACATGTGTCCGCCAGCGCCCGTTGATTTGCAAATAAGATTGAGCCACGCCCTCATATTTGAAGCCGGCACTCTCCAATAGCCCACGGGAGGCGGCGTTTTCCGGCAAACACGCCGCCTCGATCCGGCTCAGATCCAGCTTGGTAAAGGCGTGATGCACCACCGCCCCGATCGCCTCGCGCATATACCCATGCCGGGCAAAGGGCTGACCGGTCCAATACCCCAGCGTGCCCGCCTGTGCAGGCCCGCGCCGGATATTGTCCAGCGTGATCGCCCCGACCAGCAGCTGATCGCTGCGCCGGATCAGAAACAGCGGCAGCGCCGAGCCAGAGCTGACCGCCCGGCGCGCCCAGTAAACCCGGTTGGTGAAGCTTTTGCGGCTCAGATGATCCGCGGCCCAGCTGGGCTCCCACGGGGTGAGATAGCCCTGGCTGTGCTGGCGCAACGCGGCCCAGTCGCGAAAATCCGCATGGATCGGCGGCCTGAGCGTCAGGCGTTCGGTCTCGATACGCACTTTGCGTCCGGTCAGCAGCATCAGGCCGCGCGCCTCTCCTGCAGAGCGGCCAGCGGGGCGGCATCGCCCACCGGACCATAGAGCGCCAGCGCCATAGACGCGCGGTGCGCCATATCCTCGGCCATGGCGCGCACATCGGCGGTGGTCACCGCATCAATCCGCGCCACGGTGTCCTCCAGTGGCGGCACCTCGTCCCAGATCTGCACCAGACGGGCCAGCCGTTCGGCGCGGTTGGTCGGGCTTTCCAGCCCCATCAGCATCCCCGCCTTCATCTGTGCGCGCGCACGATCCACCTCAGCGTCGCTCATGTCGCTGGCGGCACGCTTCATCTCGTCGATGGTGATGCCAGCCAATTCATCCAGCTGATCGCCGGACGTGCCCGCATAAAGCGTCAGCGTGCCGGTGTCGGCATAGGCACCGGTCTGGGCAAAGATCGTGTAGCACAGGCCGCGTTTTTCGCGCACCTCCTGGAACAGGCGGCTCGACATGCCGCCGCCCAGGGCGCTGGAGTAGATCTGCGCGGTATAGATCGCATCGTCGCGGTATCCCGGTCCCTCGAATGCCAGCGCGATATGGGCCTGTTCCAGCGCCTTCTCCTGCCGCGCCTCACCACCGGTGAAGGTTGCCGCCGCAGGCATAACCAGCGTCTTGGGGACCATGCTGCCGAACAGCTCTTCGGCCAGTTTCACGATTGTGTCATGGTCCACCGCACCGGAGGCGGCAAGGATCATCTGACCCGGTCCGTAGTGTTCACCGACAAACCGCTCCAGATCCTCACGGTCAAAGGCACGCACCCGCTCAGCCGGACCAAGGATGGTCCGCCCGATGGGTTGGTCATGATAGCTTTCTTCCTGCAGCCAATCGAAAATCACATCATCGGGCGTATCCAGCGCCTGACCGATTTCCTGCA
This window encodes:
- a CDS encoding FAD-binding oxidoreductase yields the protein MTLNPADTGFVDHLRALLPADTLRPADPRYLQEPRGRYHGQAGVIALPRSTEEVATLLRAAHAARVPVVPYGGGTGLVGGQIMGAEGPAPLVISLERMTALREVYPQENVIAVEAGMILADVQRAATEAGRLFPLSLAAEGTARIGGTLATNAGGVNVLRYGNARDLCLGLEAVLPNGEIWQGLSRLRKDNTGYDLRNLLIGAEGTLGIITAASLKLSPIPAEEGTAILTVASPAAAIDLLAMARDQLGETISAFELIHRQGLEFLRETLPDLRLPFDDLPDWCVLIDLGLPWGRSPAEALAAVFESALEAGLCADGVIAQSEAQRQALWSVREHIPEGNRRIGSVSSHDISVPISRIPDFIVEGGKRLAALGDMRINCFGHLGDGNLHYNVFPAQGKDRRAYEHLRDDVKRCVHDLTHEYDGSVSAEHGIGRLKVADLQRYGDPVKLAAMQAIKQALDPHGIMNPGAVVPLAD
- a CDS encoding CynX/NimT family MFS transporter gives rise to the protein MSTSAILDSRYSWTRLLVTLAIATVANVGMWAVIVVMPAVEVEFGADRAAASLPYTLTMIGFAVGNLVIGRLVDRFGITLALCAAALLSAISYGLAMLAPDMIWLSAAHLFLGLGTAAGFGPLIADISHWFQRRRGIAVALVASGNYLSGAIWPTALAGMLAESGWRSVYATLAGVTLLVVIPLSVVLRRRIAFDAQGDSAAVSASNAARVGLSPRQLQWILGLAGIGCCVAMSMPQVHIVAYCVGLGYGPTVGAEMLSLMLLGGVVSRVISGLVADRFGGVRTLLVGSILQCIALFLYLPYDGMVSLYLVSAIFGLAQGGIVPSYALVVREYMPPQEAGTRVGFVMMMTILGMALGGWMSGWIYDVSGSYQLAFVNGIFWNGLNIAIMVLLLMRSRPARPRMQPA
- a CDS encoding M16 family metallopeptidase: MTVQQHQLANGFRIVTETMPGLQSAAIGVWVTAGGRNERIEQNGIAHFLEHMAFKGTKRRSALEIAEAIEDVGGYINAYTSREVTAYYARVLQEDVPLALDVVADIVLNPVFDPREIEIERGVILQEIGQALDTPDDVIFDWLQEESYHDQPIGRTILGPAERVRAFDREDLERFVGEHYGPGQMILAASGAVDHDTIVKLAEELFGSMVPKTLVMPAAATFTGGEARQEKALEQAHIALAFEGPGYRDDAIYTAQIYSSALGGGMSSRLFQEVREKRGLCYTIFAQTGAYADTGTLTLYAGTSGDQLDELAGITIDEMKRAASDMSDAEVDRARAQMKAGMLMGLESPTNRAERLARLVQIWDEVPPLEDTVARIDAVTTADVRAMAEDMAHRASMALALYGPVGDAAPLAALQERRAA
- a CDS encoding GNAT family N-acetyltransferase, with translation MLLTGRKVRIETERLTLRPPIHADFRDWAALRQHSQGYLTPWEPSWAADHLSRKSFTNRVYWARRAVSSGSALPLFLIRRSDQLLVGAITLDNIRRGPAQAGTLGYWTGQPFARHGYMREAIGAVVHHAFTKLDLSRIEAACLPENAASRGLLESAGFKYEGVAQSYLQINGRWRTHVLYASLRHDRRGRTQVGQA